A window of Candidatus Nitrospira allomarina genomic DNA:
CGTGATTGACGAAGACGCCCACCGTCACCACAAAAGGGGGAAGGCTGGCAATGATATGTTGGGCGATAGCAGGTTGGACATATCGAGGGCTTTGGGCGTAAAACACAAAACCCAACGCGTCAGCTCCTTCCTGAACTGCGAATTCAGCGTCTTTCTGATTCGTGATGCCGCAAATTTTTATTTTGGGGGCCATGGGAAGATTCGCCGTTTGTTGGGGAGGTTCGTAGATACCACGGTATATGGCTTCAGGCTCATTTTTCTGTCTTGCCTAGAGAGGCTTCTCAATAAATTCGGCCGGTCTTTCGCAATAGAGAACCGGTGCAGTAGGATTTCCCCGCAATTGAATCCTAGACCCAACGAGTGGTGGATTCTTCTTTTTTGGGAGGTGACGGGGGATGTAATAATTCCTGAATTTTGGCTTGAATCGAGTCTGCGCGCAATAACGACTCACCGATCAACATGGCTTTAGCTCCGGCTTCCAGTACCCGCACAACATGCTCACGGTTGTGGATACCACTTTCACTGACAATTAGTGTGTCCGTCGGCAGACGTTTGGCCAGCCGCTCGGTGACACTCAAATCAGTCTGAAAGGTTTTGAGATCCCGGTTGTTGATGCCGATAAGTCTGGCCAAGGGCACCCGTTCAAGGACGGTATCTAATTCCCGTTCATTATGGATTTCAATGAGCACATCAAGCGACAACTCTCGTGCAACTGTAAAAAAATCTTCAAGCTGAAATCGATCCAGCGCGGCCGCAATCAGCAACACACAGTCCGCTCCATAGGCCCGTGCTTCATAAAACTGAATTTCCTCAACCATAAATTCTTTATTGAGCGTAGGAAGGTGAACCGCCTCTTTGACCTTGTGCAAATACTCCAAGTTCCCCTGAAAAAAATCCTGATCGGTGAGGACGGATAAGGCACTTGCTCCATGATCTCGATATTGAGAGGCGATGGTCACTGGCTCAAATTGATCGTGAAATTCCGGTCGCATCAGGCCTTGACTGGGTGAAGCTTTTTTGACTTCAGCAATTAATGCCGGA
This region includes:
- the trpC gene encoding indole-3-glycerol phosphate synthase TrpC, whose protein sequence is MILSRILEHKKAELRRKQSRGYLAELKGRIVDRTRPLDFIQALQTGLTSTAPALIAEVKKASPSQGLMRPEFHDQFEPVTIASQYRDHGASALSVLTDQDFFQGNLEYLHKVKEAVHLPTLNKEFMVEEIQFYEARAYGADCVLLIAAALDRFQLEDFFTVARELSLDVLIEIHNERELDTVLERVPLARLIGINNRDLKTFQTDLSVTERLAKRLPTDTLIVSESGIHNREHVVRVLEAGAKAMLIGESLLRADSIQAKIQELLHPPSPPKKEESTTRWV